The Candidatus Binatia bacterium genomic interval GAAGTTCCTGCCCTAGCTACGGGGAGCCGGGGCTCATGTTTCGGTCGCCCGGCCGAAACAATCGGGGGGTCGCGCGCGTAAGACGGGCGTGCCGGCACTCTTGGCCGAGGCTCCGCGGCCTGCGGTGAGAGCGGAGCCGGAAGACGGTGAACTGGTGGCGAGGACCCTTCGGGGCGACTCCGAGGCCTTCGCCACGCTCGTGGAGCGGTACGACCGAGCCGTCTATCATCTTTCGTATCGCACGCTGCACGACGTCGAGGAGGCTCGCGATGCAACCCAAGAGGCGTTCTTCAAAGCCTTCCGCAGCCTGCGGACGTTCAAGCCCGGCTCGAAATTCTCGACCTGGATCTTCGCAATCGCCTACCACGCATGCTGCGACCGGCTCAACCGGCGCAAGCGCTACGCGGGCGATGAACTCCCCGATCGCGCCGACCCGGCGCCCGGCCCGGAGCACCAGGTGATCGCCCTCGACGAAGCGTCGCGCCTGCGCGCCGCCATAGAAGCCCTTCCCGAGAAGTACCGGACGGTGGTGACGCTTTTCCACTTACAGGGACGGCAGTACGACGAGATCGCAACGGTGCTCGGATTGCCGATGGGAACGGTAAAGACGCATTTGTTTCGCGCGAAGGAGCAGCTACGCAGGCTTCTCGGCGGAATGGAGGTAACGGAATGATGAGTATGGACGAGCTGGAGCGCGCGATCTGCGATCTCCCGCTGGAGGAGCCTCCGGCGGGGATGCGTGCCTCTATCTTGCTTGCGACGGCCTACAGGCCGGCGCCAGCCTTCTCATTCCTCGATCTCGCCGCGCTCGGAGCGATGGGGGCGATCGCCCTCTGGATGGTCGTGCTCCTCGTGCTCGGCGGCGGTTCGCTCTTCGTCCACACGCTCGAGACGATCGGCGCGACGCTCTCGCGCGCACTCTCGAACGGCGCGACCCTTGCGTGGCTCGCGGCCGGCGGCGCGACCGCGCTCTGGCTGACACTTTTCACCGGATCTCAACCAATCGCGCTGGCCCCGCACAGGTCTGAGAGGCGGACTGGACGATAATGCATCTTCATGGAGAAGCACGCGCAGGAGCGACGTCCCTATAGAGTCCTCGTCATCGAGGACGACGCGGCCATCAGCCGCGTTCTTCAGCTCGAGCTAGAGCACGAGCGTTACGAGGTCGACGTCGCGCGCGACGGCCTGTCCGGCCTAGAGAAAGCGCTCAAAGAACCCGATCTCGTCATCCTCGACTTGATGCTTCCGCGCATGGACGGCATCGAAGTCTGCAAACGTATCCGCGCGAAGAGCCGCGTGCCGATCATCATGCTCACCGCGCGCGATCGCGTCCCCGATCGCGTCGAGGGCCTCGACGTCGGCGCGGACGATTACGTCACGAAGCCTTTCTCTACCGAGGAGCTGCTGGCGCGGGTTCGCGCCCGCCTGCGCGAGCGCACGCCCGTCGGCAACGTCATCGAGTATCGCGACGTCGTGATGGACCGGGATCGTCACGAGGTTCACCGCGGCGGACAGCCGATCACGCTGACCGCCAAGGAGTACGCGCTCCTCGAGTATCTTCTGCTCCACCGCAACAAGGTGCACACCCGCGACGAGCTCTTCAACGGCGTCTGGGGGAGCGATTTCCTCGGCGACTCCAATCTCATTGACGTCTACATCCGCTACCTGCGCGGCAAGATCGACGACGGATTCGAAGACAAGCTGATCACCACCGTACGAGGCGTCGGCTACACGATCAAGGATTGACGTGCGCCCCCCGCATGGGCGACTCGAAGTCGCTCGTCGCTCCGCATCCGTGCTAGCTTTGAAGCGGCCATCCGTGGCCGGCCCGAAAAAGTTGGAGCCTTCTCGTCGCCCATGCGCGGAGCGCACGTCGGCCCGGAGACGGCGATGTCGCTGAAGTGGCGGATCGCGATCGGGTACTCGGTGCTGCTGATCGTGGCGATCTCGGCGATGAGCGGCATCATCGTCTGGCGCTTCCAACAGATTCTCATAGACCAGGCCGCGGCGAGCGCGAACGCGACGATGCGCGCGGTCGTCTCGTTCGCACAGCAATCGGCATCGCCGTTCTCGCTCGAAGATCCCTCGCTGAGCACGCTGCAGTTTCTCTTCAACAGCAGCAACCTGGCGACGTGGAACTCGGCGAACAGCTACGTTCAAGTAGATTCCAGCGACGGCTACCCGCTGGCGAAGACCGCCAATCTCGGCTCGTTCGCGATCCCGCCCAACCCGAAGCTCTCGCCGCTCCACGACGTCGCGTTCCGTCGCGAGACGATCGGCGGCCGGCCGTTTCTCGTCGAGGACCGCTTTCTCAAAGAAGGCCTGAACTCGGCCGTCATCCACGTTGCGGAGCCGCTCGACACGCTGCAGCGCACCTTCGTGCGCGCCCGCGAAGCGATCTTCATCGTGCTCGGCGCAACCGTGGGCGCGGTCGTGATCTTCTCGATCTGGCTCGCATCGCAGGTAACGACGCCGATCGACGAGCTCTCACGCGAGATGGGTGAGATCAGCTCCGATCGCCTCGCGCTCGCGGCCGGCTCGCTCGAAGCGGCGGAACCCGGGCTCGAACTGCGCCGGCGACGCGATGAGATCGGACGCCTCGCCACGAGCTTCAACGACCTCCTCGCGCGCCTCGCCGAGGCGTTCGCACGCGAGCGTCAGTTCATCTCGGATGCCTCGCACGAGCTCAAGACGCCGCTGACGTCCATCAACGCGAACGCGCAGTTGCTGTT includes:
- a CDS encoding sigma-70 family RNA polymerase sigma factor → MARTLRGDSEAFATLVERYDRAVYHLSYRTLHDVEEARDATQEAFFKAFRSLRTFKPGSKFSTWIFAIAYHACCDRLNRRKRYAGDELPDRADPAPGPEHQVIALDEASRLRAAIEALPEKYRTVVTLFHLQGRQYDEIATVLGLPMGTVKTHLFRAKEQLRRLLGGMEVTE
- a CDS encoding response regulator transcription factor — its product is MEKHAQERRPYRVLVIEDDAAISRVLQLELEHERYEVDVARDGLSGLEKALKEPDLVILDLMLPRMDGIEVCKRIRAKSRVPIIMLTARDRVPDRVEGLDVGADDYVTKPFSTEELLARVRARLRERTPVGNVIEYRDVVMDRDRHEVHRGGQPITLTAKEYALLEYLLLHRNKVHTRDELFNGVWGSDFLGDSNLIDVYIRYLRGKIDDGFEDKLITTVRGVGYTIKD
- a CDS encoding HAMP domain-containing sensor histidine kinase, encoding MRGAHVGPETAMSLKWRIAIGYSVLLIVAISAMSGIIVWRFQQILIDQAAASANATMRAVVSFAQQSASPFSLEDPSLSTLQFLFNSSNLATWNSANSYVQVDSSDGYPLAKTANLGSFAIPPNPKLSPLHDVAFRRETIGGRPFLVEDRFLKEGLNSAVIHVAEPLDTLQRTFVRAREAIFIVLGATVGAVVIFSIWLASQVTTPIDELSREMGEISSDRLALAAGSLEAAEPGLELRRRRDEIGRLATSFNDLLARLAEAFARERQFISDASHELKTPLTSINANAQLLLRWGDRDQTIRRESLETIARESADLAGMVNGMLTLAKADRGDEIPKEPLSLAQIASEVAQNSASRAAEKRIDLRFTHDGTPIVYGDAHLLRQLIGNLVDNALKFSEGGRVVVRVGQGGAFAWIEVEDSGPGIPPEEADHVFERFYRTDKARSRIVPGTGLGLAIVRSIARVHGGEATAGRAPGGGALLRVVFPLIAPPFTGLS